A region of the Microcystis aeruginosa FD4 genome:
ACCCCGGGAGGCGATCGAATCTCTATCTTTATTCTTAGCCAATCCCAAAAATCATCAATATCAATCTGTGGCGGGAATTCCCCCCTTATTAACGGTAATTAGGGAAAAACTAGCCGAAGATAATCGGGTAGAAATCAGCGATAAACAGGCAATTTTTGTGACGGCGGGCAGTAATATGGCTTTTATGAATGCCATTTTAGCCATTACTTCCCCGGGGGATGAAATTATTCTCAACACTCCCTTTTATTTCAATCATGAAATGGCCATAAAAATGGCTAATTGTCAAGGGATTTTGGTCGCCACAGACAAAAATTATCAATTGCGTCCAGCCGCCATTGAAGAGGCAATCACGGAAAAAACTAAGGCAGTGGTGACGATTTCTCCTAATAACCCTACGGGAGTAGTTTATCCAGAAAATACCCTAAGAGAAGTCAATCGAATTTGTCAAAAAAAGGGCATCTATCACATTCACGATGAGGCTTATGAGTATTTTACCTATAACCATGTCCGCCACTTTTCCCCAGCGGCAATTGTTGGTAGTGAATCCTGGACTATTTCCCTGTTTAGTCTCTCAAAAGCCTACGGTTTTGCCAGTTGGCGCATTGGTTATATGGTAGTACCAGAACATTTATCTGAGGCGATTAATAAGATTCAGGATACTATTTTAATCTGTCCGCCGGTGGTTTCGCAATACGCAGCCCTAGGGGCGTTGCAGGTGGGTAAAAGCTATCCTTTAGAACAGTTAAAAACCATCAGTAAAGTTAGAGAAATTTGCCTGAATGCTCTAGAATCGATTAGGGATATTTGTGATGTTGCTACTGCGGAAGGGGCTTTTTATTTCTTCCTGAAAATTAACACAGACAAGAATGATTTTC
Encoded here:
- a CDS encoding pyridoxal phosphate-dependent aminotransferase, which produces MRNLLSRMDGVQTPIIPVVGQLIKANPGTISLGQGIVSYDPPREAIESLSLFLANPKNHQYQSVAGIPPLLTVIREKLAEDNRVEISDKQAIFVTAGSNMAFMNAILAITSPGDEIILNTPFYFNHEMAIKMANCQGILVATDKNYQLRPAAIEEAITEKTKAVVTISPNNPTGVVYPENTLREVNRICQKKGIYHIHDEAYEYFTYNHVRHFSPAAIVGSESWTISLFSLSKAYGFASWRIGYMVVPEHLSEAINKIQDTILICPPVVSQYAALGALQVGKSYPLEQLKTISKVREICLNALESIRDICDVATAEGAFYFFLKINTDKNDFQLVKSLIEQQRVAVLPGSTFGITEGCYLRLAYGALSPETALTAVERLVKGLRYFSQ